The genomic DNA GGAGGAGCACCGCGAGGGACAGCCACCCGCCGACCGGCCCCGCCTCCCCGGTCGCGGCCAGTGCGGGCAGCCCGCCGACGAAGACGGCCACGCAGGCGAGCCCGTGGTACGTCCAGCGCGTGTAGAGCTCGACCTTCTCCGGGTTGCTCCTGCGGGTCCACCAGCCCGTCAGCGCGGTCATGCTTCCGTGTCCCTCCCCCTCAGCGGCGCGGCTCCCACCGGAACCGCCGCCGCACGGCGAACAACGCCGCGGCGGTCCAGGCCAGGGCGGTCGCCCCGGCCCGTACGAGCTCCCCCGCGTCGGCCCCGCCGAGCCACCCGGCCCGTACGAGCGCCACCACCCCGGTCACGGGCAGCAGCGCGCACACCGCCTCGACCCGCTCGGGCAGCGCCTCCAGCGGGACGAACAGCCCGGAGCCGAACGCCGACACCAGGAACAGCGGCATCGTCGTCAGCTGCGCGCTCTCCACGGTCCTGGTGAGCGTCGCCGTGAGCGCGGCGAGCGCGCCCAGCAGCACTATGCCCACCAGCATGCCCGCGACGAGCAGTTCGGGCCGCCGCGGCGCCCGCACGCCGAGGAACGCCACCGCGGCCACCGACATGATCACGCACTGGGCGAGGGCGAGCGCCACCGAGGGCAGCGCCGTCCCGGCGAGGATCTCCGCGTCGGAGACCTCCCCGGTGCGCAGCCGCTTCAGCACCAGCTCCTCGCGCCGGCTGACGTAGGCGGGAACGAGGTTGAGGTAGACGACGATGACGAGGACCATGCCGAGACCACCGGTCACGGCGGCCTCGACCAGGGTCATCCCCGTCCCCTCCAGGCCGGTCCCGTCGAGGGCGGCGCGGAGGGAGCCGATCATCAGCAGCGGCATGAGGAGGGTGACGAAGAGGGCGGTCCGGTTGCGGACGAGGAGGAGCAGTTCGGCGCGGGCGAGCGCGCCGAGCCGCCCGGCCGCCGTGGTGCCGGTGCCGGACCGGCGCGGAGCGGTCGTGGTGGCCATGTCACACCCCCGCCGGCTCGGCCGCGGCGCCGGAGCGGGCGATCTCCAGGAACGCCTCCTCCAGGGACGCCGACCGGGCGTCGAGCGCTTCGAGCCGTACGCCCCGCTCGTCCGCCCACCGGAGCAGCTCGGCCAGCGAGGACTGCAGGTCGTGGGTGCGGACCTCGACGCGCCGCCCGTCCGGCAGGGCGGCCCGCAGGGAGAGCGGGAGCTGTGCGGCGGCCACCCCGGCGGGCAGCTCGAAGCGGATGCGGGCGGGCCGGGAGGCGGTGACCTCGGCGGGGGTTCCGGAGGTGACGATCCGGCCGCCGTGCATGATCGCCAGCCGGTCGGCGAGGGCCTCGGCCTCCTCCAGGTAGTGCGTGGTGAGCAGCACGGTGGTGCCGGTGTCGCGGAGGTCCCGCACGAGGTTCCAGGTGTCGCGGCGGCCCTCGGCGTCGAGCCCGGTGGTCGGCTCGTCGAGGAACAGCACCTCGGGCCGTCCGAGCAGGGCGAGCGCCAGGTCGAGGCGGCGCCGCTCGCCGCCGGAGAGCTGCTTGACGCGGACGCCCGCGCGGCCGGCGAGGCCGACCGTCTCCAGGGCCTCACCGGTGGGACGCGCCCCGCTGGTGCAGCCCGCCCACATGCGGACGGTCTCGGCGACGGTCAGGTCGGAGGGGAAGCCGCCCTCCTGGAGCATCACGCCGATGCGCGGCCGGACGGCGGCGCGCTCCCGGTACGGGTCGCGGCCGAGGACGCGGACGCGGCCGCCGCTCGCGGGGGCGAGACCCTCCAGGAGCTCGACGGTGGAGGTCTTGCCCGCGCCGTTGGTGCCGAGAAGGGCGAAGACCTCACCGCGGGGGACGGCGAAGGTGACGCCGCTCACGGCCTCGAAGCCCCCCGTGTAACTGCGCCGTAGTTCTTCGGCCTCGATCACGTGGCCGTGCGCGGGGCGGTCGCGGCCCGTGTGGTGGTCGTAGCTGGTCATGGCTCCAGCCTCGGGGTGCCCGGGGACGCCCGGCAGTACGCGGTGTCAGCGGCCGGCGATGACAAATGTCATGGGGAGGGGCGGCCCCCGGGGACGAACGGCGAAGCCCGGCCAGACGGTGAAGCCCCCACCGAATGACGAAGACCCCGGTCTGATGACCGGGGCCTTCACTCTGGAGCGGACGACGAGATTCGAACTCGCGACCCTCACCTTGGCAAGGTGATGCTCTACCAACTGAGCCACGTCCGCATTGCTCCCGACCGGCTCTCACCGGGCGGTGCGAACACCACTCTACCTGATCCACCGGAGTGGTAGGTATGTGGTGCGGAGCGGGTGACAGGAATCGCACACTGCGCCTTCCCCCTGGAAGGGGGATGTTCTGCTACTGAACTACACCCGCACGCTCCGTGAGGCGCTCGGCTTTTCCGCCGCGCCCCTCGGCGTGCTCCAGACTCTAGCCGATCAAGGGGGGTGCCACGCAACTCGATGCCCGGGGCCGACCCCGGCCCGCCGTCCCGGCCGGTCGGCGTCCGGGACGGCGGGCCGGGAGGGGTGCGGCGGCGCGGCGGCGTCCCGCGCGGGAACGCTCGCCCCGGCCTCAGTTGGCCTGGTGGAAGGCTTCGTAGATCCGCTTCGGGATGCGCCCGCGCGCGGGCACCTCCATCCTGTTGGACTGCGCCCAGGCGCGCACGGCCGCGGGGTCGGGGTCGACGGCGGTGTGCCGGAACGGCTTGCGGGCCTTCTCCGTGCCGGACTTCTTCCGCCCCGCCTCCATGTACGGCTCGAGGCTCTTGCGCAGTTTCTCTGCATTGGTTTCGCTGAGGTCGATCTCGTACCACTTACCGTCGAGGCCGAACCTGACCGTTTCCGCCGCTTCTCCGCCCTCGATGTCGTCGGTGAGCGTCACCACTACGCGCTGCGCCACGGATATCGGTCCTTTCCCGTGGTAAGCCGCCGTTCAAGGTGTGTTCTGTCACACGTGTGACGTGCGGCGATACCTGATTTACATGGTGTATTCCTTTGTACATCCCGGAGTGCCGCACTGGGAAGACCCGGCAATTGTCCCAGCGTGTCCTCCGGCAATCGCCGCACCTGATTCTTTTCCCGGATTTTCCCGCGTGCTCCCCGGCGCCGGGCCGCCGGGCCGCCGGGGCGTCCGCGGCGCCTGCTCGATCCCTCCCATCCATGATCACTTCGTGCGTTTGTGGGATCCTCTGGAAATCTACTCGCGTAGAATTTGTCGGCAGGTACGCTGAGGGAACCGCCCACGCAACACACCACCGGGAGTGCCAGTGGCACGCGTCGTAGTCGACGTCATGCTCAAGCCGGAGATCCTCGACCCGCAGGGACAGGCGGTGCAGCGCGCACTGCCCCGCCTCGGTTTCGAGGGGATCGCGGACGTCCGTCAGGGGAAGCGTTTCGAACTGGATGTGGAGGGTCCGGTCGACGACGCCGCCCTCGCCCGCATCCACGAGATGGCCGAGACCTTCCTCGCCAACACCGTCATCGAGGACTTCGTCGTCAAGGTGGAGGAGGCGTGACGTCCCGCATCGGAGTCGTCACCTTCCCCGGGACGCTCGACGACCAGGACGCCCTGCGCGCCGCCCGGCTCGCCGGCGCCGAGCCGGTCCCGCTCTGGCACCGCGACAAGGACCTCAAGCAGGTGGACGCGGTCGTCCTGGCGGGCGGCTTCTCCTACGGGGACTACCTGCGCGCCGGGGCGATCTCCCGGTTCTCGCCGGTCATGGAGACGATCGTCGAGCAGGCCAGGGCCGGCATGCCGGTCCTCGGCATCTGCAACGGCTTCCAGGTCCTGACCGAGGCGCACCTGCTGCCCGGCGCCATGCTGCGCAACGACCACCTGCACTTCGTCTGCCGCGACCAGAGGCTGCGGGTGGAGAACGCCGAGACCGCCTGGACCGCCGACTACGAGCGGGGCCAGGAGATCTCCGTACCGCTGAAGAACATGGACGGCCGGTACGTCGCCGACGAGCGCACGCTCGACGAGCTGGAGGCCGAGGGCCGGGTCGCGTTCCGGTACCTGGACGTGAACCCCAACGGCTCGCTGCGCGACATCGCGGGCGTCACCAACGCCGCGGGCAACGTCGTCGGCCTCATGCCCCACCCCGAGCACGCCGTGGAGCCGCTCGTCGGCACGGGCCGCACGGACGGGCTCGGTTTCTTCACCTCGGTCCTCAAGAAGCTGGTCAACGCCTGATGGGCCTCGACGCCGGAACGGCCGCGGGAGCGACTGGGCGCCCCGGCCCTCGACATCTGCACCACCCCGCGCGAAGGAGCGACCGAGCGTGACCCTCGACACCGTCAAGCACGCCGCCGAGACGCCCGACGTCGAGCAGCCGTGGGCCGAGCTG from Streptomyces sp. MRC013 includes the following:
- a CDS encoding ABC transporter ATP-binding protein — translated: MTSYDHHTGRDRPAHGHVIEAEELRRSYTGGFEAVSGVTFAVPRGEVFALLGTNGAGKTSTVELLEGLAPASGGRVRVLGRDPYRERAAVRPRIGVMLQEGGFPSDLTVAETVRMWAGCTSGARPTGEALETVGLAGRAGVRVKQLSGGERRRLDLALALLGRPEVLFLDEPTTGLDAEGRRDTWNLVRDLRDTGTTVLLTTHYLEEAEALADRLAIMHGGRIVTSGTPAEVTASRPARIRFELPAGVAAAQLPLSLRAALPDGRRVEVRTHDLQSSLAELLRWADERGVRLEALDARSASLEEAFLEIARSGAAAEPAGV
- the purQ gene encoding phosphoribosylformylglycinamidine synthase subunit PurQ — encoded protein: MTSRIGVVTFPGTLDDQDALRAARLAGAEPVPLWHRDKDLKQVDAVVLAGGFSYGDYLRAGAISRFSPVMETIVEQARAGMPVLGICNGFQVLTEAHLLPGAMLRNDHLHFVCRDQRLRVENAETAWTADYERGQEISVPLKNMDGRYVADERTLDELEAEGRVAFRYLDVNPNGSLRDIAGVTNAAGNVVGLMPHPEHAVEPLVGTGRTDGLGFFTSVLKKLVNA
- a CDS encoding Lsr2 family protein yields the protein MAQRVVVTLTDDIEGGEAAETVRFGLDGKWYEIDLSETNAEKLRKSLEPYMEAGRKKSGTEKARKPFRHTAVDPDPAAVRAWAQSNRMEVPARGRIPKRIYEAFHQAN
- a CDS encoding ABC transporter permease, with amino-acid sequence MATTTAPRRSGTGTTAAGRLGALARAELLLLVRNRTALFVTLLMPLLMIGSLRAALDGTGLEGTGMTLVEAAVTGGLGMVLVIVVYLNLVPAYVSRREELVLKRLRTGEVSDAEILAGTALPSVALALAQCVIMSVAAVAFLGVRAPRRPELLVAGMLVGIVLLGALAALTATLTRTVESAQLTTMPLFLVSAFGSGLFVPLEALPERVEAVCALLPVTGVVALVRAGWLGGADAGELVRAGATALAWTAAALFAVRRRFRWEPRR
- the purS gene encoding phosphoribosylformylglycinamidine synthase subunit PurS; translated protein: MARVVVDVMLKPEILDPQGQAVQRALPRLGFEGIADVRQGKRFELDVEGPVDDAALARIHEMAETFLANTVIEDFVVKVEEA